The following coding sequences lie in one Candoia aspera isolate rCanAsp1 chromosome 11, rCanAsp1.hap2, whole genome shotgun sequence genomic window:
- the USP10 gene encoding ubiquitin carboxyl-terminal hydrolase 10 isoform X3 translates to MYIFGEFSPDEFNQFFVTPRCSVELPPYNETISCGLKSTGELHDGKKPFLLHNCFPNPFEVQCIAGEEYQRIEFGVNEVIEAGSSVLNNSDYSISSTLNPQAPEFILGCAPTPKTASDVLGETNYNSIDCQFTDSSLALDNGSNAENDSFSGSLGQRERKKKKKRPPGYYSYLEDVSDGVPAEALINGHASSSRLNSISIDDVEFASDVPRTCNSPENSVDFSSEAVSEDLVSSALDTTRTAGQPEVCSVTNLEQSCVSSDPERDSPLRTAVVQSFTGTDTTENLGVTNGQTLESSSEGTAANGVDLQTVGNTDSDQAKLEDASSMEAVTPVPGSVVVHQPAKSWASLFHNSKPSVSTPMAYVETKYVPPAVSPVVPEKQVDVKEGPVPVSEDPVAIKIAELLENVKLIHKPVSLQPRGLINKGNWCYINATLQALVACPPMYHLMKSIPMFSKSQRPCTSTPMIDSFVRLMNEFTNMPVPPKAKQALNDKIARDIRPGAAFEPTYIYRLLTVIKSSLSEKVRIPHGRQEDAEEYLGFILNGLHEEMLILKKLLSPHSEISNGPETQLVNEEDEQEDQGEGSEDEWEQVGPRNKSSVTRQADFVQTPITDIFGGHIRSVVYQQSSKESATLQPFFTLQLDIQSDKIRTVQDALESLVARESVQGYTTKTKQEVEISRRVTLEELPPVLVLHLKRFVYEKTGGCQKLIKNIEYPVDLEISKELLSPGVKSKIFKGQRTYRLFAVVYHHGNSATGGHYTTDVFQIGLNGWLRIDDQAVKVITQHQVVKPSAERTAYLLYYRRVDLL, encoded by the exons ATG TATATCTTTGGGGAATTCAGCCCTGATGAATTTAATCAGTTTTTTGTGACTCCCCGTTGCTCTGTTGAG CTGCCTCCCTACAATGAAACCATTTCATGTGGTCTTAAGTCCACAGGAGAGCTCCATGATGGTAAGAAGCCATTCCTTCTTCACAACTGTTTTCCCAATCCTTTTGAAGTCCAGTGTATTGCAG GGGAGGAATATCAGAGAATTGAGTTCGGTGTTAACGAAGTGATTGAGGCAGGTTCGTCTGTGCTGAATAACAGCGACTACAGTATTTCAAGTACTCTGAATCCTCAGGCACCAGAATTCATTCTTGGTTGCGCACCGACCCCCAAGACAGCCAGCGATGTCCTTGGCGAAACCAACTATAACTCCATTGACTGCCAGTTCACTGATTCTTCTCTTGCTTTGGATAATGGTTCTAATGCTGAAAACGACAGTTTCTCTGGGAGCCTTGGACAGCGGGAacgcaaaaagaaaaagaaaagaccgCCTGGATATTACAGTTACTTGGAAGATGTCAGCGATGGTGTTCCTGCTGAGGCTTTGATAAACGGACATGCCAGTTCATCCAGACTTAATAGCATAAGCATAGACGATGTAGAATTTGCCAGCGACGTGCCAAGGACTTGTAATAGCCCTGAAAATTCTGTGGACTTCAGTAGCGAAGCTGTATCAGAGGATTTGGTTTCTAGTGCTCTAGATACTACCAGGACTGCAGGGCAGCCAGAAGTATGCAGTGTTACTAATTTGGAACAGTCTTGTGTCTCTTCTGATCCTGAAAGGGACAGCCCGTTAAGGACAGCTGTTGTGCAGTCTTTTACTGGTACTGATACTACTGAAAACCTCGGTGTTACTAATGGGCAAACACTTGAATCCTCTAGTGAGGGCACAGCTGCCAATGGGGTAGACTTGCAGACTGTGGGAAACACTGACTCAGACCAAGCTAAGCTGGAGGATGCTTCTTCTATGGAGGCAGTCACCCCTGTTCCAGGATCAGTTGTGGTTCATCAGCCTGCAAAATCATGGGCAAGTCTGTTTCACAATTCCAAGCCCTCTGTTTCCACGCCTATGGCTTATGTGGAGACTAAGTATGTCCCTCCTGCCGTATCTCCTGTGGTCCCTGAGAAACAGGTTGACGTCAAAGAGGGGCCTGTTCCAGTTTCTGAGGATCCCGTAGCCATAAAGATTGCAG AATTACTGGAAAATGTAAAACTAATACATAAACCAGTATCTTTGCAACCACGAGGGCTGATCAATAAAGGAAACTGGTGTTATATCAATGCT ACACTGCAGGCTTTGGTAGCTTGCCCTCCTATGTatcatctgatgaagtccattcCGATGTTTTCAAAATCACAGAGGCCATGTACTTCAACGCCAATGATCGACAGCTT TGTTCGCCTAATGAACGAGTTTACAAACATGCCAGTCCCTCCTAAGGCAAAACAAG CTTTAAATGATAAAATTGCACGAGACATCAGACCTGGAGCTGCCTTTGAACCCACCTACATTTATAGACTGTTGACAGTTATCAAATCCAGCCTGTCAGAAAAGGTGAGGATTCCCCAC GGTAGACAAGAAGATGCTGAAGAGTACCTAGGATTTATTCTAAATGGCCTGCATGAGGAAATGCTGATTCTGAAGAAATTGCTATCTCCACATAGTGAAA TTTCCAATGGCCCAGAGACCCAGCTTGTAAATGAAGAGGATGAACAGGAAGACCAAGGTGAAGGCAGTGAAGACGAATGGGAGCAAGTTGGTCCACGTAACAAATCCTCTGTCACTCGACAGGCAGATTTTGTCCAGACGCCAATTACAGACATATTTGGTGGGCACATAAG GTCTGTGGTTTACCAACAGAGTTCAAAAGAATCTGCAACTCTGCAGCCATTTTTCACTCTGCAGTTGGATATCCAGTCTGATAAGATACGTACTGTTCAGGATGCCCTAGAAAGCTTGGTGGCAAGAGAGTCTGTCCAGGGGTATACCACAAAAACTAAGCAAGAG GTAGAGATCAGTCGAAGAGTAACATTGGAAGAGCTCCCTCCTGTTCTTGTTCTACACCTCAAGCGATTTGTCTATGAAAAAACGGGGGGGTGCCAGAAGCTCATAAAAAACATTGAATATCCTGTCGACTTGGAAATAAGTAAAG AGCTGctgtctccaggagtcaaaagtaAGATTTTTAAAGGCCAAAGAACCTACCGGCTCTTTGCAG TTGTCTACCATCATGGAAACAGTGCAACTGGTGGACACTATACCACAGATGTCTTCCAGATTGGTCTTAATGGCTGGTTGCGCATAGATGACCAAGCTGTCAAAGTAATTACCCAACACCAAGTGGTAAAACCGTCTGCCGAGCGCACAGCCTACCTCCTCTACTATCGTCGAGTTGACCTGCTTTGA
- the USP10 gene encoding ubiquitin carboxyl-terminal hydrolase 10 isoform X1 produces the protein MAVHSAQYIFGEFSPDEFNQFFVTPRCSVELPPYNETISCGLKSTGELHDGKKPFLLHNCFPNPFEVQCIAGEEYQRIEFGVNEVIEAGSSVLNNSDYSISSTLNPQAPEFILGCAPTPKTASDVLGETNYNSIDCQFTDSSLALDNGSNAENDSFSGSLGQRERKKKKKRPPGYYSYLEDVSDGVPAEALINGHASSSRLNSISIDDVEFASDVPRTCNSPENSVDFSSEAVSEDLVSSALDTTRTAGQPEVCSVTNLEQSCVSSDPERDSPLRTAVVQSFTGTDTTENLGVTNGQTLESSSEGTAANGVDLQTVGNTDSDQAKLEDASSMEAVTPVPGSVVVHQPAKSWASLFHNSKPSVSTPMAYVETKYVPPAVSPVVPEKQVDVKEGPVPVSEDPVAIKIAELLENVKLIHKPVSLQPRGLINKGNWCYINATLQALVACPPMYHLMKSIPMFSKSQRPCTSTPMIDSFVRLMNEFTNMPVPPKAKQALNDKIARDIRPGAAFEPTYIYRLLTVIKSSLSEKVRIPHGRQEDAEEYLGFILNGLHEEMLILKKLLSPHSEISNGPETQLVNEEDEQEDQGEGSEDEWEQVGPRNKSSVTRQADFVQTPITDIFGGHIRSVVYQQSSKESATLQPFFTLQLDIQSDKIRTVQDALESLVARESVQGYTTKTKQEVEISRRVTLEELPPVLVLHLKRFVYEKTGGCQKLIKNIEYPVDLEISKELLSPGVKSKIFKGQRTYRLFAVVYHHGNSATGGHYTTDVFQIGLNGWLRIDDQAVKVITQHQVVKPSAERTAYLLYYRRVDLL, from the exons TATATCTTTGGGGAATTCAGCCCTGATGAATTTAATCAGTTTTTTGTGACTCCCCGTTGCTCTGTTGAG CTGCCTCCCTACAATGAAACCATTTCATGTGGTCTTAAGTCCACAGGAGAGCTCCATGATGGTAAGAAGCCATTCCTTCTTCACAACTGTTTTCCCAATCCTTTTGAAGTCCAGTGTATTGCAG GGGAGGAATATCAGAGAATTGAGTTCGGTGTTAACGAAGTGATTGAGGCAGGTTCGTCTGTGCTGAATAACAGCGACTACAGTATTTCAAGTACTCTGAATCCTCAGGCACCAGAATTCATTCTTGGTTGCGCACCGACCCCCAAGACAGCCAGCGATGTCCTTGGCGAAACCAACTATAACTCCATTGACTGCCAGTTCACTGATTCTTCTCTTGCTTTGGATAATGGTTCTAATGCTGAAAACGACAGTTTCTCTGGGAGCCTTGGACAGCGGGAacgcaaaaagaaaaagaaaagaccgCCTGGATATTACAGTTACTTGGAAGATGTCAGCGATGGTGTTCCTGCTGAGGCTTTGATAAACGGACATGCCAGTTCATCCAGACTTAATAGCATAAGCATAGACGATGTAGAATTTGCCAGCGACGTGCCAAGGACTTGTAATAGCCCTGAAAATTCTGTGGACTTCAGTAGCGAAGCTGTATCAGAGGATTTGGTTTCTAGTGCTCTAGATACTACCAGGACTGCAGGGCAGCCAGAAGTATGCAGTGTTACTAATTTGGAACAGTCTTGTGTCTCTTCTGATCCTGAAAGGGACAGCCCGTTAAGGACAGCTGTTGTGCAGTCTTTTACTGGTACTGATACTACTGAAAACCTCGGTGTTACTAATGGGCAAACACTTGAATCCTCTAGTGAGGGCACAGCTGCCAATGGGGTAGACTTGCAGACTGTGGGAAACACTGACTCAGACCAAGCTAAGCTGGAGGATGCTTCTTCTATGGAGGCAGTCACCCCTGTTCCAGGATCAGTTGTGGTTCATCAGCCTGCAAAATCATGGGCAAGTCTGTTTCACAATTCCAAGCCCTCTGTTTCCACGCCTATGGCTTATGTGGAGACTAAGTATGTCCCTCCTGCCGTATCTCCTGTGGTCCCTGAGAAACAGGTTGACGTCAAAGAGGGGCCTGTTCCAGTTTCTGAGGATCCCGTAGCCATAAAGATTGCAG AATTACTGGAAAATGTAAAACTAATACATAAACCAGTATCTTTGCAACCACGAGGGCTGATCAATAAAGGAAACTGGTGTTATATCAATGCT ACACTGCAGGCTTTGGTAGCTTGCCCTCCTATGTatcatctgatgaagtccattcCGATGTTTTCAAAATCACAGAGGCCATGTACTTCAACGCCAATGATCGACAGCTT TGTTCGCCTAATGAACGAGTTTACAAACATGCCAGTCCCTCCTAAGGCAAAACAAG CTTTAAATGATAAAATTGCACGAGACATCAGACCTGGAGCTGCCTTTGAACCCACCTACATTTATAGACTGTTGACAGTTATCAAATCCAGCCTGTCAGAAAAGGTGAGGATTCCCCAC GGTAGACAAGAAGATGCTGAAGAGTACCTAGGATTTATTCTAAATGGCCTGCATGAGGAAATGCTGATTCTGAAGAAATTGCTATCTCCACATAGTGAAA TTTCCAATGGCCCAGAGACCCAGCTTGTAAATGAAGAGGATGAACAGGAAGACCAAGGTGAAGGCAGTGAAGACGAATGGGAGCAAGTTGGTCCACGTAACAAATCCTCTGTCACTCGACAGGCAGATTTTGTCCAGACGCCAATTACAGACATATTTGGTGGGCACATAAG GTCTGTGGTTTACCAACAGAGTTCAAAAGAATCTGCAACTCTGCAGCCATTTTTCACTCTGCAGTTGGATATCCAGTCTGATAAGATACGTACTGTTCAGGATGCCCTAGAAAGCTTGGTGGCAAGAGAGTCTGTCCAGGGGTATACCACAAAAACTAAGCAAGAG GTAGAGATCAGTCGAAGAGTAACATTGGAAGAGCTCCCTCCTGTTCTTGTTCTACACCTCAAGCGATTTGTCTATGAAAAAACGGGGGGGTGCCAGAAGCTCATAAAAAACATTGAATATCCTGTCGACTTGGAAATAAGTAAAG AGCTGctgtctccaggagtcaaaagtaAGATTTTTAAAGGCCAAAGAACCTACCGGCTCTTTGCAG TTGTCTACCATCATGGAAACAGTGCAACTGGTGGACACTATACCACAGATGTCTTCCAGATTGGTCTTAATGGCTGGTTGCGCATAGATGACCAAGCTGTCAAAGTAATTACCCAACACCAAGTGGTAAAACCGTCTGCCGAGCGCACAGCCTACCTCCTCTACTATCGTCGAGTTGACCTGCTTTGA
- the USP10 gene encoding ubiquitin carboxyl-terminal hydrolase 10 isoform X2 codes for MAVHSAQYIFGEFSPDEFNQFFVTPRCSVELPPYNETISCGLKSTGELHDGKKPFLLHNCFPNPFEVQCIAGEEYQRIEFGVNEVIEAGSSVLNNSDYSISSTLNPQAPEFILGCAPTPKTASDVLGETNYNSIDCQFTDSSLALDNGSNAENDSFSGSLGQRERKKKKKRPPGYYSYLEDVSDGVPAEALINGHASSSRLNSISIDDVEFASDVPRTCNSPENSVDFSSEAVSEDLVSSALDTTRTAGQPEVCSVTNLEQSCVSSDPERDSPLRTAVVQSFTGTDTTENLGVTNGQTLESSSEGTAANGVDLQTVGNTDSDQAKLEDASSMEAVTPVPGSVVVHQPAKSWASLFHNSKPSVSTPMAYVETKYVPPAVSPVVPEKQVDVKEGPVPVSEDPVAIKIAELLENVKLIHKPVSLQPRGLINKGNWCYINATLQALVACPPMYHLMKSIPMFSKSQRPCTSTPMIDSFVRLMNEFTNMPVPPKAKQALNDKIARDIRPGAAFEPTYIYRLLTVIKSSLSEKGRQEDAEEYLGFILNGLHEEMLILKKLLSPHSEISNGPETQLVNEEDEQEDQGEGSEDEWEQVGPRNKSSVTRQADFVQTPITDIFGGHIRSVVYQQSSKESATLQPFFTLQLDIQSDKIRTVQDALESLVARESVQGYTTKTKQEVEISRRVTLEELPPVLVLHLKRFVYEKTGGCQKLIKNIEYPVDLEISKELLSPGVKSKIFKGQRTYRLFAVVYHHGNSATGGHYTTDVFQIGLNGWLRIDDQAVKVITQHQVVKPSAERTAYLLYYRRVDLL; via the exons TATATCTTTGGGGAATTCAGCCCTGATGAATTTAATCAGTTTTTTGTGACTCCCCGTTGCTCTGTTGAG CTGCCTCCCTACAATGAAACCATTTCATGTGGTCTTAAGTCCACAGGAGAGCTCCATGATGGTAAGAAGCCATTCCTTCTTCACAACTGTTTTCCCAATCCTTTTGAAGTCCAGTGTATTGCAG GGGAGGAATATCAGAGAATTGAGTTCGGTGTTAACGAAGTGATTGAGGCAGGTTCGTCTGTGCTGAATAACAGCGACTACAGTATTTCAAGTACTCTGAATCCTCAGGCACCAGAATTCATTCTTGGTTGCGCACCGACCCCCAAGACAGCCAGCGATGTCCTTGGCGAAACCAACTATAACTCCATTGACTGCCAGTTCACTGATTCTTCTCTTGCTTTGGATAATGGTTCTAATGCTGAAAACGACAGTTTCTCTGGGAGCCTTGGACAGCGGGAacgcaaaaagaaaaagaaaagaccgCCTGGATATTACAGTTACTTGGAAGATGTCAGCGATGGTGTTCCTGCTGAGGCTTTGATAAACGGACATGCCAGTTCATCCAGACTTAATAGCATAAGCATAGACGATGTAGAATTTGCCAGCGACGTGCCAAGGACTTGTAATAGCCCTGAAAATTCTGTGGACTTCAGTAGCGAAGCTGTATCAGAGGATTTGGTTTCTAGTGCTCTAGATACTACCAGGACTGCAGGGCAGCCAGAAGTATGCAGTGTTACTAATTTGGAACAGTCTTGTGTCTCTTCTGATCCTGAAAGGGACAGCCCGTTAAGGACAGCTGTTGTGCAGTCTTTTACTGGTACTGATACTACTGAAAACCTCGGTGTTACTAATGGGCAAACACTTGAATCCTCTAGTGAGGGCACAGCTGCCAATGGGGTAGACTTGCAGACTGTGGGAAACACTGACTCAGACCAAGCTAAGCTGGAGGATGCTTCTTCTATGGAGGCAGTCACCCCTGTTCCAGGATCAGTTGTGGTTCATCAGCCTGCAAAATCATGGGCAAGTCTGTTTCACAATTCCAAGCCCTCTGTTTCCACGCCTATGGCTTATGTGGAGACTAAGTATGTCCCTCCTGCCGTATCTCCTGTGGTCCCTGAGAAACAGGTTGACGTCAAAGAGGGGCCTGTTCCAGTTTCTGAGGATCCCGTAGCCATAAAGATTGCAG AATTACTGGAAAATGTAAAACTAATACATAAACCAGTATCTTTGCAACCACGAGGGCTGATCAATAAAGGAAACTGGTGTTATATCAATGCT ACACTGCAGGCTTTGGTAGCTTGCCCTCCTATGTatcatctgatgaagtccattcCGATGTTTTCAAAATCACAGAGGCCATGTACTTCAACGCCAATGATCGACAGCTT TGTTCGCCTAATGAACGAGTTTACAAACATGCCAGTCCCTCCTAAGGCAAAACAAG CTTTAAATGATAAAATTGCACGAGACATCAGACCTGGAGCTGCCTTTGAACCCACCTACATTTATAGACTGTTGACAGTTATCAAATCCAGCCTGTCAGAAAAG GGTAGACAAGAAGATGCTGAAGAGTACCTAGGATTTATTCTAAATGGCCTGCATGAGGAAATGCTGATTCTGAAGAAATTGCTATCTCCACATAGTGAAA TTTCCAATGGCCCAGAGACCCAGCTTGTAAATGAAGAGGATGAACAGGAAGACCAAGGTGAAGGCAGTGAAGACGAATGGGAGCAAGTTGGTCCACGTAACAAATCCTCTGTCACTCGACAGGCAGATTTTGTCCAGACGCCAATTACAGACATATTTGGTGGGCACATAAG GTCTGTGGTTTACCAACAGAGTTCAAAAGAATCTGCAACTCTGCAGCCATTTTTCACTCTGCAGTTGGATATCCAGTCTGATAAGATACGTACTGTTCAGGATGCCCTAGAAAGCTTGGTGGCAAGAGAGTCTGTCCAGGGGTATACCACAAAAACTAAGCAAGAG GTAGAGATCAGTCGAAGAGTAACATTGGAAGAGCTCCCTCCTGTTCTTGTTCTACACCTCAAGCGATTTGTCTATGAAAAAACGGGGGGGTGCCAGAAGCTCATAAAAAACATTGAATATCCTGTCGACTTGGAAATAAGTAAAG AGCTGctgtctccaggagtcaaaagtaAGATTTTTAAAGGCCAAAGAACCTACCGGCTCTTTGCAG TTGTCTACCATCATGGAAACAGTGCAACTGGTGGACACTATACCACAGATGTCTTCCAGATTGGTCTTAATGGCTGGTTGCGCATAGATGACCAAGCTGTCAAAGTAATTACCCAACACCAAGTGGTAAAACCGTCTGCCGAGCGCACAGCCTACCTCCTCTACTATCGTCGAGTTGACCTGCTTTGA
- the USP10 gene encoding ubiquitin carboxyl-terminal hydrolase 10 isoform X4 gives MAVHSAQYIFGEFSPDEFNQFFVTPRCSVELPPYNETISCGLKSTGELHDGEEYQRIEFGVNEVIEAGSSVLNNSDYSISSTLNPQAPEFILGCAPTPKTASDVLGETNYNSIDCQFTDSSLALDNGSNAENDSFSGSLGQRERKKKKKRPPGYYSYLEDVSDGVPAEALINGHASSSRLNSISIDDVEFASDVPRTCNSPENSVDFSSEAVSEDLVSSALDTTRTAGQPEVCSVTNLEQSCVSSDPERDSPLRTAVVQSFTGTDTTENLGVTNGQTLESSSEGTAANGVDLQTVGNTDSDQAKLEDASSMEAVTPVPGSVVVHQPAKSWASLFHNSKPSVSTPMAYVETKYVPPAVSPVVPEKQVDVKEGPVPVSEDPVAIKIAELLENVKLIHKPVSLQPRGLINKGNWCYINATLQALVACPPMYHLMKSIPMFSKSQRPCTSTPMIDSFVRLMNEFTNMPVPPKAKQALNDKIARDIRPGAAFEPTYIYRLLTVIKSSLSEKVRIPHGRQEDAEEYLGFILNGLHEEMLILKKLLSPHSEISNGPETQLVNEEDEQEDQGEGSEDEWEQVGPRNKSSVTRQADFVQTPITDIFGGHIRSVVYQQSSKESATLQPFFTLQLDIQSDKIRTVQDALESLVARESVQGYTTKTKQEVEISRRVTLEELPPVLVLHLKRFVYEKTGGCQKLIKNIEYPVDLEISKELLSPGVKSKIFKGQRTYRLFAVVYHHGNSATGGHYTTDVFQIGLNGWLRIDDQAVKVITQHQVVKPSAERTAYLLYYRRVDLL, from the exons TATATCTTTGGGGAATTCAGCCCTGATGAATTTAATCAGTTTTTTGTGACTCCCCGTTGCTCTGTTGAG CTGCCTCCCTACAATGAAACCATTTCATGTGGTCTTAAGTCCACAGGAGAGCTCCATGATG GGGAGGAATATCAGAGAATTGAGTTCGGTGTTAACGAAGTGATTGAGGCAGGTTCGTCTGTGCTGAATAACAGCGACTACAGTATTTCAAGTACTCTGAATCCTCAGGCACCAGAATTCATTCTTGGTTGCGCACCGACCCCCAAGACAGCCAGCGATGTCCTTGGCGAAACCAACTATAACTCCATTGACTGCCAGTTCACTGATTCTTCTCTTGCTTTGGATAATGGTTCTAATGCTGAAAACGACAGTTTCTCTGGGAGCCTTGGACAGCGGGAacgcaaaaagaaaaagaaaagaccgCCTGGATATTACAGTTACTTGGAAGATGTCAGCGATGGTGTTCCTGCTGAGGCTTTGATAAACGGACATGCCAGTTCATCCAGACTTAATAGCATAAGCATAGACGATGTAGAATTTGCCAGCGACGTGCCAAGGACTTGTAATAGCCCTGAAAATTCTGTGGACTTCAGTAGCGAAGCTGTATCAGAGGATTTGGTTTCTAGTGCTCTAGATACTACCAGGACTGCAGGGCAGCCAGAAGTATGCAGTGTTACTAATTTGGAACAGTCTTGTGTCTCTTCTGATCCTGAAAGGGACAGCCCGTTAAGGACAGCTGTTGTGCAGTCTTTTACTGGTACTGATACTACTGAAAACCTCGGTGTTACTAATGGGCAAACACTTGAATCCTCTAGTGAGGGCACAGCTGCCAATGGGGTAGACTTGCAGACTGTGGGAAACACTGACTCAGACCAAGCTAAGCTGGAGGATGCTTCTTCTATGGAGGCAGTCACCCCTGTTCCAGGATCAGTTGTGGTTCATCAGCCTGCAAAATCATGGGCAAGTCTGTTTCACAATTCCAAGCCCTCTGTTTCCACGCCTATGGCTTATGTGGAGACTAAGTATGTCCCTCCTGCCGTATCTCCTGTGGTCCCTGAGAAACAGGTTGACGTCAAAGAGGGGCCTGTTCCAGTTTCTGAGGATCCCGTAGCCATAAAGATTGCAG AATTACTGGAAAATGTAAAACTAATACATAAACCAGTATCTTTGCAACCACGAGGGCTGATCAATAAAGGAAACTGGTGTTATATCAATGCT ACACTGCAGGCTTTGGTAGCTTGCCCTCCTATGTatcatctgatgaagtccattcCGATGTTTTCAAAATCACAGAGGCCATGTACTTCAACGCCAATGATCGACAGCTT TGTTCGCCTAATGAACGAGTTTACAAACATGCCAGTCCCTCCTAAGGCAAAACAAG CTTTAAATGATAAAATTGCACGAGACATCAGACCTGGAGCTGCCTTTGAACCCACCTACATTTATAGACTGTTGACAGTTATCAAATCCAGCCTGTCAGAAAAGGTGAGGATTCCCCAC GGTAGACAAGAAGATGCTGAAGAGTACCTAGGATTTATTCTAAATGGCCTGCATGAGGAAATGCTGATTCTGAAGAAATTGCTATCTCCACATAGTGAAA TTTCCAATGGCCCAGAGACCCAGCTTGTAAATGAAGAGGATGAACAGGAAGACCAAGGTGAAGGCAGTGAAGACGAATGGGAGCAAGTTGGTCCACGTAACAAATCCTCTGTCACTCGACAGGCAGATTTTGTCCAGACGCCAATTACAGACATATTTGGTGGGCACATAAG GTCTGTGGTTTACCAACAGAGTTCAAAAGAATCTGCAACTCTGCAGCCATTTTTCACTCTGCAGTTGGATATCCAGTCTGATAAGATACGTACTGTTCAGGATGCCCTAGAAAGCTTGGTGGCAAGAGAGTCTGTCCAGGGGTATACCACAAAAACTAAGCAAGAG GTAGAGATCAGTCGAAGAGTAACATTGGAAGAGCTCCCTCCTGTTCTTGTTCTACACCTCAAGCGATTTGTCTATGAAAAAACGGGGGGGTGCCAGAAGCTCATAAAAAACATTGAATATCCTGTCGACTTGGAAATAAGTAAAG AGCTGctgtctccaggagtcaaaagtaAGATTTTTAAAGGCCAAAGAACCTACCGGCTCTTTGCAG TTGTCTACCATCATGGAAACAGTGCAACTGGTGGACACTATACCACAGATGTCTTCCAGATTGGTCTTAATGGCTGGTTGCGCATAGATGACCAAGCTGTCAAAGTAATTACCCAACACCAAGTGGTAAAACCGTCTGCCGAGCGCACAGCCTACCTCCTCTACTATCGTCGAGTTGACCTGCTTTGA